A part of Phoenix dactylifera cultivar Barhee BC4 chromosome 2, palm_55x_up_171113_PBpolish2nd_filt_p, whole genome shotgun sequence genomic DNA contains:
- the LOC103696929 gene encoding ABC transporter G family member 3 isoform X1, translated as MEEIQSYSDNYRSSSSSASSPTGRATQGAFFYLRKPGTFRQPISFEDSPEWDDTEIDAQIEEVGESIHVATATASPSLSKINSGSLPSPSLPEVSSSVTARKIAGASIVWKDLTVTVKDKRRYSDKVVKSSNGYALPGTLTVIMGPARSGKSTLLRAIAGRLHGAARMYGEVFVNGVKSQMPYGSYGYVDREDVLIKSLTVREMLYYSALLQLPGFFSQKKCVVEEAIAAMSLGDYADKLIGGHCYMKSLPSGERKRVSIARELVMRPHVLFIDEPLYHLDSVSALLLMVTLKKLASTGCTLIFTMYQSSTEVFGLFDRICLLSNGNTLFFGETLACLQHFSNAGFPCPIMQSPSDHFLRAINTDFDRIIAMCKNLQDDHGDFSAVSMDTAVAIRTLEATYKSSADSAGVESMIAKLTEKEGPHLKSKGRASDATRTAVLTWRSLLIMSREWKYFWIRLLLYMLVMLSVGTIFSNIGHSLSSVMERVAAIFVFVSFILLLSVAGLPAHINEIKIYLHEESNQHSGAVVFLLGHLFASIPFLFLISISSTLVFYFLVGMRGEFSLLMYFVLNIFMCLLANEALMMIVAYTWLETFECTLTVVFVHVIMMLVGGYFRIRDALPGPVWMYPLSYIAFHTYAIQGLLENEYIGTSFAVGQVRAISGVQAVRGSYNISSSRNAKWTNLLVLFLMAVGYRILLFALLHFSVRKTLPPLNSAGLECLQVRQGES; from the exons ATGGAGGAGATACAGTCATATTCAGATAACTACAGATCATCCTCATCTTCAGCAAGTAGTCCAACAGGCCGAGCAACACAAGGTGCCTTCTTCTACCTGCGGAAACCGGGTACCTTCAGACAACCTATCTCTTTTGAAGACTCGCCCGAGTGGGATGACACAGAGATTGATGCACAGATAGAGGAAGTGGGTGAATCAATCCACGTTGCCACCGCTACGGCCTCCCCATCGTTGTCCAAGATCAACAGTGGGTCATTGCCTTCTCCATCATTGCCCGAGGTTTCTTCATCAGTCACTGCAAGAAAGATAGCTGGGGCATCAATTGTGTGGAAGGACCTGACTGTGACAGTGAAGGACAAGAGGAGGTATTCTGATAAGGTTGTAAAGAGTTCAAATGGCTATGCATTGCCGGGCACCCTTACAGTTATCATGGGCCCTGCACGATCTGGAAAGTCTACATTACTGAGGGCAATTGCAG GTAGATTGCATGGTGCAGCTAGAATGTACGGCGAAGTTTTTGTGAATGGGGTGAAATCTCAGATGCCATATGGTTCCTAT GGATATGTTGACAGGGAAGATGTGTTGATTAAATCACTTACTGTTCGAGAGATGCTATACTACTCAGCACTTCTACAGCTTCCCGGTTTCTTCTCTCAAAAGAAGTGTGTGGTGGAGGAAGCGATTGCTGCTATGTCTTTAGGGGACTATGCCGACAAACTCATTGGTGGGCACTGTTATATGAAGAGTCTTCCTAGTGGTGAGAGAAAGCGTGTCAGCATTGCAAGAGAGCTTGTAATGAGGCCACATGTTTTATTTATAGACGAACCTCTTTACCATCTTGACAG TGTATCTGCACTTCTATTGATGGTTACATTGAAGAAACTTGCAAGCACAGGATGCACTCTCATATTTACTATGTATCAGAGCAGCACAGAAGTTTTTGGCCTCTTTGACAGAATTTGTTTACTTTCAAATGGGAATACATTGTTTTTTGGAGAAACTCTGGCTTGTTTGCAG CACTTCTCCAATGCTGGTTTTCCCTGCCCAATCATGCAAAGCCCTTCAGATCACTTTTTACGTGCAATCAATACTGATTTTGATAGGATTATAGCAATGTGCAAAAATTTGCAG GATGATCATGGGGACTTTTCAGCTGTGAGCATGGATACAGCTGTTGCAATTCGAACACTTGAAGCTACATATAAATCATCAGCTGATTCTGCTGGTGTTGAATCTATGATTGCCAAACTTACTGAAAAG GAAGGTCCTCATCTTAAAAGTAAAGGCAGGGCTAGTGATGCAACAAGAACTGCAGTACTAACATGGAGGTCACTGTTGATTATGTCCAGGGAATGGAAGTACTTTTGgattcggcttcttctatatatgCTTGTCATGCTCTCTGTTGGTACCATATTTTCCAACATCGGTCATTCTTTATCATCTGTAATG GAAAGAGTTGCAGCAATTTTTGTCTTTGTGTCATTTATCTTATTGCTAAGTGTTGCTGGATTGCCTGCTCATATAAATGAAATCAAG ATATACTTGCATGAGGAATCTAATCAGCACTCTGGTGCAGTAGTTTTCCTACTTGGGCACCTCTTTGCCAGCATCCCCTTCCTGTTCCTCATTTCTATATCTTCGACCCTGGTCTTCTATTTCCTTGTTGGGATGAGGGGTGAATTCAGCTTGTTGATGTATTTTGTTCTGAATATTTTCATGTGCCTGTTAGCAAATGAAGCACTTATGATGATTGTTGCTTACACTTGGCTTGAAACTTTCGAGTGCACTTTGACTGTAGTTTTTGTACAT GTAATAATGATGCTAGTGGGAGGTTATTTTAGGATCCGAGATGCTCTTCCAGGACCAGTTTGGATGTATCCATTATCCTACATTGCATTCCACACATACGCTATCCAG GGGCTCCTCGAAAATGAGTATATTGGGACTTCATTTGCAGTTGGTCAGGTGAGGGCCATTTCTGGCGTACAGGCTGTTCGCGGTTCCTACAACATTTCATCTTCCAGAAATGCAAAGTGGACAAATTTACTG GTGCTGTTTCTAATGGCAGTTGGATACCGTATTCTCTTGTTTGCTTTGCTTCACTTTAGTGTAAGAAAAACATTGCCTCCTTTAAATTCTGCTGGCCTAGAATGTTTACAGGTAAGGCAAGGTGAATCTTAA
- the LOC103696929 gene encoding ABC transporter G family member 3 isoform X2: MEEIQSYSDNYRSSSSSASSPTGRATQGAFFYLRKPGTFRQPISFEDSPEWDDTEIDAQIEEVGESIHVATATASPSLSKINSGSLPSPSLPEVSSSVTARKIAGASIVWKDLTVTVKDKRRYSDKVVKSSNGYALPGTLTVIMGPARSGKSTLLRAIAGRLHGAARMYGEVFVNGVKSQMPYGSYGYVDREDVLIKSLTVREMLYYSALLQLPGFFSQKKCVVEEAIAAMSLGDYADKLIGGHCYMKSLPSGERKRVSIARELVMRPHVLFIDEPLYHLDSVSALLLMVTLKKLASTGCTLIFTMYQSSTEVFGLFDRICLLSNGNTLFFGETLACLQHFSNAGFPCPIMQSPSDHFLRAINTDFDRIIAMCKNLQDDHGDFSAVSMDTAVAIRTLEATYKSSADSAGVESMIAKLTEKEGPHLKSKGRASDATRTAVLTWRSLLIMSREWKYFWIRLLLYMLVMLSVGTIFSNIGHSLSSVMERVAAIFVFVSFILLLSVAGLPAHINEIKIYLHEESNQHSGAVVFLLGHLFASIPFLFLISISSTLVFYFLVGMRGEFSLLMYFVLNIFMCLLANEALMMIVAYTWLETFECTLTVVFVHVIMMLVGGYFRIRDALPGPVWMYPLSYIAFHTYAIQGLLENEYIGTSFAVGQVRAISGVQAVRGSYNISSSRNAKWTNLLVLFLMAVGYRILLFSLLHFSVRKNIASFKFCWPRMFTGKAR; encoded by the exons ATGGAGGAGATACAGTCATATTCAGATAACTACAGATCATCCTCATCTTCAGCAAGTAGTCCAACAGGCCGAGCAACACAAGGTGCCTTCTTCTACCTGCGGAAACCGGGTACCTTCAGACAACCTATCTCTTTTGAAGACTCGCCCGAGTGGGATGACACAGAGATTGATGCACAGATAGAGGAAGTGGGTGAATCAATCCACGTTGCCACCGCTACGGCCTCCCCATCGTTGTCCAAGATCAACAGTGGGTCATTGCCTTCTCCATCATTGCCCGAGGTTTCTTCATCAGTCACTGCAAGAAAGATAGCTGGGGCATCAATTGTGTGGAAGGACCTGACTGTGACAGTGAAGGACAAGAGGAGGTATTCTGATAAGGTTGTAAAGAGTTCAAATGGCTATGCATTGCCGGGCACCCTTACAGTTATCATGGGCCCTGCACGATCTGGAAAGTCTACATTACTGAGGGCAATTGCAG GTAGATTGCATGGTGCAGCTAGAATGTACGGCGAAGTTTTTGTGAATGGGGTGAAATCTCAGATGCCATATGGTTCCTAT GGATATGTTGACAGGGAAGATGTGTTGATTAAATCACTTACTGTTCGAGAGATGCTATACTACTCAGCACTTCTACAGCTTCCCGGTTTCTTCTCTCAAAAGAAGTGTGTGGTGGAGGAAGCGATTGCTGCTATGTCTTTAGGGGACTATGCCGACAAACTCATTGGTGGGCACTGTTATATGAAGAGTCTTCCTAGTGGTGAGAGAAAGCGTGTCAGCATTGCAAGAGAGCTTGTAATGAGGCCACATGTTTTATTTATAGACGAACCTCTTTACCATCTTGACAG TGTATCTGCACTTCTATTGATGGTTACATTGAAGAAACTTGCAAGCACAGGATGCACTCTCATATTTACTATGTATCAGAGCAGCACAGAAGTTTTTGGCCTCTTTGACAGAATTTGTTTACTTTCAAATGGGAATACATTGTTTTTTGGAGAAACTCTGGCTTGTTTGCAG CACTTCTCCAATGCTGGTTTTCCCTGCCCAATCATGCAAAGCCCTTCAGATCACTTTTTACGTGCAATCAATACTGATTTTGATAGGATTATAGCAATGTGCAAAAATTTGCAG GATGATCATGGGGACTTTTCAGCTGTGAGCATGGATACAGCTGTTGCAATTCGAACACTTGAAGCTACATATAAATCATCAGCTGATTCTGCTGGTGTTGAATCTATGATTGCCAAACTTACTGAAAAG GAAGGTCCTCATCTTAAAAGTAAAGGCAGGGCTAGTGATGCAACAAGAACTGCAGTACTAACATGGAGGTCACTGTTGATTATGTCCAGGGAATGGAAGTACTTTTGgattcggcttcttctatatatgCTTGTCATGCTCTCTGTTGGTACCATATTTTCCAACATCGGTCATTCTTTATCATCTGTAATG GAAAGAGTTGCAGCAATTTTTGTCTTTGTGTCATTTATCTTATTGCTAAGTGTTGCTGGATTGCCTGCTCATATAAATGAAATCAAG ATATACTTGCATGAGGAATCTAATCAGCACTCTGGTGCAGTAGTTTTCCTACTTGGGCACCTCTTTGCCAGCATCCCCTTCCTGTTCCTCATTTCTATATCTTCGACCCTGGTCTTCTATTTCCTTGTTGGGATGAGGGGTGAATTCAGCTTGTTGATGTATTTTGTTCTGAATATTTTCATGTGCCTGTTAGCAAATGAAGCACTTATGATGATTGTTGCTTACACTTGGCTTGAAACTTTCGAGTGCACTTTGACTGTAGTTTTTGTACAT GTAATAATGATGCTAGTGGGAGGTTATTTTAGGATCCGAGATGCTCTTCCAGGACCAGTTTGGATGTATCCATTATCCTACATTGCATTCCACACATACGCTATCCAG GGGCTCCTCGAAAATGAGTATATTGGGACTTCATTTGCAGTTGGTCAGGTGAGGGCCATTTCTGGCGTACAGGCTGTTCGCGGTTCCTACAACATTTCATCTTCCAGAAATGCAAAGTGGACAAATTTACTGGTGCTGTTTCTAATGGCAGTTGGATACCGTattctcttgttttctttgctTCACTTTAGTGTAAGAAAAAACATTGCCTCCTTTAAATTCTGCTGGCCTAGAATGTTTACAGGTAAGGCAAGGTGA
- the LOC103696930 gene encoding cell division cycle protein 48 homolog, with protein MASKGEASSSSDPKGAKKDFSTAILDRKKAPNRLVVDEAINDDNSVVSMNPETMEKLQLFRGDTILLKGKKRRDTICIALADDTCEEPKIRLNKVVRSNLRVRLGDVVSVHQCQDVKYGKRVHILPIDDTIEGVTGNLFDAYLKPYFLEAYRPVRKGDLFLVRGGMRSVEFKVIETDPPEYCVVAPDTEIFCEGEPVKREDEDRLDEVGYDDVGGVRKQMAQIRELVELPLRHPQLFKSIGVKPPKGILLYGPPGSGKTLIAKAVANETGAFFFCINGPEIMSKLAGESESNLRKAFEEAEKNAPSIIFIDEIDSIAPKREKTHGEVERRIVSQLLTLMDGLKSRAHVIVIGATNRPNSIDPALRRFGRFDREIDIGVPDEVGRLEVLRIHTKNMKLAEDVDLERIAKDTHGYVGADLAALCTEAALQCIREKMDIIDLEDESIDAEILNSMAVTNEHFRTALGTSNPSALRETVVEVPNVSWDDIGGLENVKRELQETVQYPVEHPEKFEKFGMSPSKGVLFYGPPGCGKTLLAKAIANECQANFISVKGPELLTMWFGESEANVREIFDKARQSAPCVLFFDELDSIATQRGSSVGDGGGAGDRVLNQLLTEMDGMSAKKTVFIIGATNRPDIIDPALLRPGRLDQLIYIPLPDEASRYQIFKACLRKSPVSKDVDLGALAKYTNGFSGADITEICQRACKYAIRENIEKDIERERRRSHNPEAMEEDEADEVPEIVPAHFEESMKYARRSVSDADIRKYQAFAQTLQQSRGFGSDFRFTERSETEAGTAGSDLFASATAGADDDDLYN; from the exons ATGGCAAGCAAGGGCgaggcctcctcctcttccgatCC GAAGGGGGCGAAGAAGGATTTTAGCACGGCGATTCTCGATCGGAAGAAGGCGCCGAACCGGTTGGTCGTCGACGAGGCGATCAACGATGACAATTCTGTCGTGTCGATGAATCCGGAGACGATGGAGAAGTTGCAGCTGTTCCGTGGAGATACCATCCTCTTGAAG GGGAAGAAACGGAGGGACACTATTTGCATTGCTCTCGCTGATGACACATGTGAGGAGCCCAAGATTAGGTTGAATAAGGTTGTTCGGTCTAATCTCAGAGTTAGGCTCGGAGATGTGGTTTCGGTTCATCAGTGCCAGGATGTTAAGTATGGGAAGCGCGTGCATATATTGCCCATCGATGATACCATAGAAGGAGTTACTGGGAACTTATTTGATGCATATCTGAAGC CTTATTTCCTTGAGGCATATCGTCCTGTAAGGAAAGGGGATCTGTTCCTTGTTAGGGGAGGGATGAGGAGTGTTGAATTCAAGGTGATTGAAACGGACCCTCCTGAATACTGTGTTGTTGCTCCAGACACGGAGATCTTCTGTGAGGGGGAGCCTGTGaaaagggaggatgaagataGACTGGATGAGGTGGGGTATGATGATGTGGGTGGAGTACGAAAACAAATGGCTCAGATTAGAGAACTAGTAGAACTTCCTTTAAGACACCCCCAGCTATTCAAGTCTATTGGTGTCAAGCCACCAAAAGGTATACTGCTGTATGGACCACCTGGTTCTGGAAAGACACTGATAGCCAAAGCAGTCGCGAATGAGACAGGTGCTTTTTTCTTCTGTATCAATGGCCCTGAGATCATGTCAAAACTAGCTGGTGAAAGTGAGAGCAATCTGAGGAAGGCTTTTGAAGAAGCAGAGAAGAATGCACCGTcaatcatttttattgatgagatTGATTCAATTGCTCCCAAACGGGAAAAAACTCATGGAGAAGTTGAAAGGCGCATTGTTTCTCAGCTCTTGACATTAATGGATGGGTTGAAATCCCGTGCACATGTGATTGTTATTGGGGCTACTAATCGGCCTAATAGTATTGATCCAGCTCTTAGGAGGTTCGGAAGATTTGACAGGGAGATTGACATTGGTGTGCCTGATGAAGTTGGACGTCTGGAGGTCCTTCGTATTCATACAAAAAACATGAAGCTAGCGGAAGAC GTCGATTTAGAAAGAATTGCTAAAGACACTCATGGGTATGTTGGTGCTGATCTGGCTGCTCTTTGTACTGAAGCTGCCCTTCAGTGCATACGTGAAAAGATGGACATCATTGATCTGGAGGATGAATCTATAGATGCTGAGATTCTCAACTCTATGGCAGTTACTAATGAACATTTTAGGACCGCTCTTGGAACCAGCAATCCATCTGCACTTCGTGAAACT GTTGTTGAAGTGCCCAATGTTTCTTGGGATGACATTGGTGGGCTTGAGAATGTCAAGAGGGAGCTGCAAGAG ACTGTTCAATATCCAGTTGAGCATCCCGAGAAGTTTGAGAAGTTTGGAATGTCTCCCTCCAAGGGAGTGTTGTTCTATGGACCTCCGGGTTGTGGGAAGACCTTGTTGGCTAAGGCAATTGCTAATGAATGCCAAGCAAACTTTATCAGTGTCAAGGGTCCTGAACTGCTTACCATGTGGTTTGGTGAGAGTGAAGCAAATGTACGTGAAATCTTTGACAAGGCTCGTCAATCTGCACCATGTGTCCTCTTTTTTGATGAGCTTGACTCCATTGCAACTCAG AGAGGTAGCAGTGTTGGTGATGGAGGAGGTGCTGGTGACAGGGTTCTTAATCAGCTCCTTACAGAGATGGATGGCATGAGTGCCAAGAAAACTGTATTTATTATTGGAGCAACTAACAGGCCTGACATTATAGATCCAGCATTGCTTAGGCCAGGTCGTCTGGACCAGTTAATTTATATTCCTCTGCCTGATGAAGCCTCTCGCTACCAAATATTCAAGGCTTGCCTGAGGAAGTCCCCAGTGTCTAAAGATGTTGACCTGGGGGCTCTTGCCAAGTACACTAACGGATTTAGTGGTGCAGATATTACAGAAATTTGCCAGCGAGCTTGCAAGTACGCTATCAGAGAAAACATCGAGAAG GATATtgaaagagaaaggaggagaagccACAATCCTGAAGCCATGGAGGAAGATGAAGCTGATGAAGTACCAGAAATCGTCCCTGCTCATTTTGAAGAGTCGATGAAGTATGCTCGCAGAAGTGTCAGTGATGCTGACATTCGGAAATATCAGGCTTTTGCGCAGACTTTGCAGCAATCAAGGGGCTTTGGTAGTGATTTCCGCTTCACAGAACGGTCTGAAACTGAAGCTGGGACTGCTGGCTCTGACCTATTTGCATCTGCAACCGCTGgggctgatgatgatgatttataCAATTAG